AGTAGAAGACATTACAGGGCAGGTTGATGAATCAAATCAAAAAGAACCGTTAGCAGATGGTAACCATGTGTATAACGGAACATTCGACCAAGGTGACTTCAGCCGACTTGTCTACTGGGAAACAGTAACCCAAAATAGCGCAGAAGCTGAAGCTTATGTGACAGCAGAAGAGCGATTTATGCATATGAATATTGCAGATGGCGGATCTGATATGAAAGATATTCAGTTGAAGCAAAACGGTCTGCAATTCTTAAAAGGAAGCACCTATGACCTCACATTCCGGGCGAAGGCTCAACAAGATAAAGAGATATCCGTTAGCTTTGTGAATGAGGATGGATCCATGGTTTATCAAGAAGCTGAAGTTATTTCCTTAGGAAGTGAATGGAACACGTATACCGTTCCATTTGAAATGACGAAAGAAATGTCTGATTTGGATGGTCAACTGATCTTTAACATGGGTGGAGATGCGGCAAACGTTTATATGGATGACGTTCGTCTGGATCAAACATCTAGTTATGTTGATTACAGTGATGTTGATTTGAGTCCGTTAACGAATGGCTATTTCTTAGAAGGTATGAAATTATGGTCTAATTACGTTCACTTTGATGCTAATGCTAATGTAGAGGTAGTGGATGAAGCCTTGAATGTTGATATCACAAATGCAGGAAATGAAACTTGGAGCGTCCTTGTAGAACAACCTGGTTTAAAATTATCTAAAGGGATATCGTACGAGTTATCTTTTGACGCCAAATCTTCTGTACCACGTGATATCGAGGTAACGTTAGAGAATGCTGGTTATTACCGATACCTTAGTGAAAAAGTTTCCTTAACCGAAGACTACAATACTTTTACTTATCAATTCGAGATGCCAGCAAATGATACGGTTTCTCTAAAATATCTAATGGGCCAATTTGCTGGAGAGCATTCCATTGAGATCGACAACGTCAGTCTGGAAGTCGTTATGCCAGAACAAGCAAATTAAGATCTCTTATGAAACTAAGATGAGAATCAAAAAAGACAAGAATCGCAAATCGATTCTTGTCTTTTTTTGTCCTCTTCAAATTGTTATACACCAAATAGAACAATTTTGTTATAATAAGAGTAGAACAGAATGGAGGTGGGAGGATGTATATTCAAATTGAGCCAGACTCGGATATACCGATCTATTCCCAGGTGAGCACGCAGGTTATGGAAGAAATTATTCGCGGAGAATTGCAGGCTGGTGATGTATTGCCGTCTGTACGTGGTCTTGCAGGAGACCTTGGTGTGAACATGCATACGATTAATAAGAGTTATCATGACTTGGAGGCAAAAGGGGTTATAACGATCGTACCGAAATCAGGGGCTGTTATAAACGCGGATCCAACGAAAGATATCTCTAAAGAGCAACATGATAGATTGTCTGAAAAGCTACGACCTACTGTTGTTGAGGCTATGGTTTCAGGGATGAATGATGAACAGATTCACGCGCTTGTAGACTCAATAATGAGAAATGTAAGGGAGATGAAGTAAATGGAAGGGATCATTTTATTCTTATCCACGCTGATCGTGAGTGTCATTCAAGTTTCTATACCGTTCTTGGTGAAACGGACTGTTGTGTTTGGTGTGACGGTGCCGATGGAACATACGAAACACGCGGTGATTAAGCGATCGAAGAAAATCTATTCTCTTATTACCGGTGTGTTAACTCTTGGGGTTCTTATCACGTTCTTAGTTTGGAGCATGAGCACGAGTCCGAGCGATGTCCAGATGGCGCTAGCGGGAATGATGTTGCCGCTTCTCGTGATTGTTACGTCTCTTGCTCTTTACTTCTATTTCCATGTGAAGATCTCTAAGTTGAAGAAGGAAAAGCGCTGGTTTGAAGGGAAAAAGCAAGTGAAAATCTCAGACCTTACTATACGAGCCAACGATGAAATGCTGCCTTGGTATGTGGTTTCCCTGCCTGTCCTTTTAACGATTGGATTAATCGCTTTTACAGTAGCTAACTATAATCAATTCCCAGATCAGATTCCGGTCCACTGGGGAGCGGATGGAAAACCAGATGCTTATACGGAAAAGAGTG
The nucleotide sequence above comes from Pontibacillus chungwhensis. Encoded proteins:
- a CDS encoding GntR family transcriptional regulator, yielding MYIQIEPDSDIPIYSQVSTQVMEEIIRGELQAGDVLPSVRGLAGDLGVNMHTINKSYHDLEAKGVITIVPKSGAVINADPTKDISKEQHDRLSEKLRPTVVEAMVSGMNDEQIHALVDSIMRNVREMK